Proteins from a genomic interval of Alteromonas macleodii ATCC 27126:
- the prpF gene encoding 2-methylaconitate cis-trans isomerase PrpF → MTKYAPQLRVPATYMRGGTSKGVFFNLTDLPEAAQKPGPARDALLLRVIGSPDPYGKQTDGMGGATSSTSKTVILSKSEREGYDVDYLFGQVAIDKPFVDWSGNCGNLTAAVGAFAITNGLVNRSKLPENGIATVNIWQANINKAIIAKVPMTNGEVQETGDFELDGVTFPAAEVEVAFVDPADGEGAIFPTGRLVDTLEVPGVGSLQATMINAGIPTIFINAEDIGYTGTELQDDINSDSEALSKFEAIRAHGAVQMGLINDVGEAANRQHTPKVAFVAPPRGYQASSGKDILGSDIDVLVRALSMGKLHHAMMGTAAVAIAAAAAIPGTLVNIAAGGDERDSVTFGHPSGTLRVGARATFEDDKWQIKQAVMSRSARILMEGSVRVPAEQS, encoded by the coding sequence ATGACAAAGTATGCGCCACAACTTCGAGTACCGGCTACCTACATGCGTGGCGGTACCAGTAAGGGTGTGTTTTTCAATTTAACCGATTTGCCAGAAGCCGCGCAAAAGCCAGGTCCGGCGCGCGATGCCCTGCTTCTGCGCGTAATTGGCAGCCCCGATCCGTACGGTAAACAAACCGACGGTATGGGCGGTGCTACATCAAGTACCAGCAAAACCGTTATCTTAAGCAAAAGTGAACGTGAAGGTTACGATGTGGACTATCTATTTGGTCAAGTAGCCATAGACAAGCCATTCGTAGACTGGAGTGGAAACTGCGGAAACCTAACGGCAGCCGTAGGCGCATTTGCGATAACCAATGGGCTAGTGAATAGAAGTAAATTACCAGAAAACGGCATTGCCACCGTCAATATTTGGCAAGCCAATATCAACAAAGCCATTATCGCTAAGGTGCCAATGACTAACGGGGAAGTACAGGAAACGGGCGACTTTGAACTAGACGGTGTCACCTTCCCTGCCGCAGAAGTAGAAGTAGCCTTTGTTGACCCAGCTGACGGTGAAGGGGCAATCTTCCCGACAGGACGATTAGTCGACACACTTGAAGTTCCAGGCGTAGGCTCACTTCAGGCGACCATGATAAACGCGGGTATTCCGACTATTTTCATCAACGCAGAAGATATTGGCTACACAGGCACTGAACTGCAGGATGATATAAACAGCGACTCCGAGGCGCTGTCCAAGTTCGAAGCAATTCGTGCACACGGCGCGGTTCAGATGGGGCTCATCAATGATGTGGGTGAAGCTGCAAACAGGCAGCACACACCAAAAGTCGCGTTCGTTGCACCTCCAAGAGGTTACCAAGCTTCCAGTGGCAAAGATATTTTGGGTTCAGACATTGATGTATTGGTTCGCGCACTGTCTATGGGGAAACTTCATCATGCTATGATGGGCACGGCAGCAGTCGCGATCGCAGCGGCTGCGGCGATACCCGGCACTCTTGTAAATATCGCAGCTGGCGGCGACGAAAGAGACTCGGTTACTTTTGGGCATCCATCTGGAACGCTTAGAGTAGGAGCAAGAGCTACGTTTGAAGACGACAAGTGGCAAATTAAGCAAGCTGTAATGAGCAGAAGCGCACGTATTTTGATGGAAGGCTCCGTGCGTGTTCCCGCTGAACAAAGTTAG
- a CDS encoding response regulator: MYKVLVVEDSLTVRKIVNKLIEDNPHFTCDLCEDLAEAKSALESDTEYLAAIVDLNLPDAPNGESVELALSYNVPTIVLTGNFDEFTRAQLLDQGVLDYITKESRYSYLQVSKLVDRLRKNLTTKVLVVEDSRTSRNHICSLLRKFQFQVHEANDGLEALEELDNHRDIKMVIADHRMPNMDGYELVKAIRHEKRMQDLVFIGLSANGDSVLTSKFIKSGANDFLSKPFYHEEFYCRIMQNLESQEMIQTIRNSANLDPLTKVYNRRFLYEKAEELFANKASRKDVIVSMIDADNFKSVNDTYGHKTGDMLLQEFAALLKDYFPDDLIVRYGGEEFTVVSVRPPKVYLSALSAFMDAVRSTIFTNHKFNITCSIGVCTEEHKCLESQLEVADARLYEAKHAGKDQIILRDSVAKTVEA, translated from the coding sequence ATGTATAAAGTTCTTGTAGTAGAAGACAGTCTCACTGTCCGAAAGATTGTAAACAAACTTATTGAGGATAATCCTCACTTTACGTGTGATCTGTGCGAAGATCTTGCGGAAGCTAAAAGTGCCCTCGAGAGTGACACCGAATACTTGGCAGCCATCGTCGACTTAAACCTTCCCGACGCGCCCAACGGCGAGAGCGTTGAGCTTGCACTTTCCTACAACGTTCCAACCATCGTACTTACTGGGAATTTCGACGAATTTACCCGTGCTCAGTTACTCGATCAGGGCGTACTGGATTACATTACAAAAGAGTCTCGCTATTCATACCTTCAAGTGTCTAAACTTGTAGACCGTTTAAGAAAGAATCTCACTACCAAAGTGTTGGTGGTGGAAGATTCTAGAACGAGCCGAAATCACATTTGCTCATTACTTCGCAAATTCCAATTTCAGGTACATGAAGCGAACGATGGCTTAGAAGCGTTGGAAGAGCTTGATAATCACCGCGATATTAAAATGGTTATTGCTGATCACCGTATGCCCAATATGGACGGTTATGAACTGGTTAAAGCAATACGCCACGAAAAACGCATGCAAGACTTGGTATTTATCGGTTTATCGGCAAACGGCGACAGCGTGTTGACCTCGAAATTCATTAAAAGCGGCGCCAATGACTTCCTGTCCAAACCGTTTTATCACGAAGAATTCTACTGCAGAATTATGCAAAACCTTGAATCACAAGAAATGATTCAAACCATTAGAAATTCAGCAAACTTAGACCCGCTAACCAAGGTATACAATCGCCGTTTTCTCTACGAAAAAGCAGAGGAGTTATTTGCCAATAAAGCGTCGAGAAAGGATGTCATTGTGTCTATGATCGATGCTGACAACTTCAAAAGTGTAAACGATACCTACGGCCATAAAACGGGTGACATGTTATTGCAGGAATTTGCAGCATTGTTAAAAGATTACTTCCCCGACGATCTTATTGTGCGCTATGGGGGTGAAGAATTTACAGTGGTATCGGTAAGGCCACCTAAAGTGTATCTATCTGCGCTTTCAGCGTTTATGGATGCAGTGCGCTCTACTATTTTTACCAATCACAAGTTCAATATCACGTGCAGTATCGGCGTATGTACCGAGGAACACAAGTGCTTGGAGTCGCAGTTAGAAGTGGCTGATGCGCGCTTATACGAAGCTAAGCACGCGGGCAAAGATCAGATCATTCTGAGAGACTCAGTCGCCAAAACAGTAGAGGCGTAA
- a CDS encoding sodium:solute symporter family transporter, with product MDILDYSVIAIYLITLLVIGFSLRGQQSKKDYFLAGRSLSWKPLLLSVMATQLSAVSFISAPAFVGFREGGGLIWLSYELAVPLAMLLLITTVLPTLYRSGVVSIYDYLERRFSTSTRICISVVFQFSRAFATGIMVYALSIILQGTMQVSSTQAILLIGVITVLYSLQGGMKAVVYGDAVQMVVIVLGTAICIAFGLNALGGWEHFLQLLPSERVSTLNFSSLGFDGDGFGFFPMVLGGVILYASYYGCDQSEAQRALSAKSESDLKKMMLANGIFRFPITLLYCLAGLVVGTLAFNDANLLSQIPKDNPDWLMPVFILNYLPHGLIGLLVVAILAAAMSSLSSAINSLAAVSLEDYFKLTRKRAKPEGYLNHAKFAGLLWGGIILLLSLNAGDIAPTVIEAVNKVGSVFFGPVLAVFLLGMLTKKINATQVNTGLMCGVLTNLSFAFFVEDVFWFWWNVTGFASTVIPAIILSVLSANDENDTATITTSGQRRLLIDKPIATLLLGYFCLLVVVCYLIPRWLQ from the coding sequence ATGGATATTCTTGATTACAGTGTCATCGCGATTTACCTCATCACTTTACTCGTCATCGGCTTTAGCTTGCGTGGACAGCAGTCAAAGAAAGATTATTTTCTCGCTGGAAGAAGCTTAAGTTGGAAACCGCTGTTACTTTCAGTGATGGCGACGCAACTCTCGGCGGTCAGTTTCATTTCCGCTCCTGCATTTGTCGGCTTCCGTGAGGGTGGAGGGCTGATTTGGCTCTCTTATGAACTGGCAGTTCCGTTAGCCATGCTTTTACTCATTACCACCGTGTTGCCTACATTATACCGAAGCGGTGTGGTGAGTATTTATGACTATCTTGAGCGACGTTTCTCTACCTCTACCCGTATTTGTATCAGTGTTGTATTTCAATTTAGCAGAGCCTTCGCTACCGGCATAATGGTTTACGCGCTATCCATTATATTGCAAGGAACCATGCAGGTTTCATCCACGCAGGCAATATTACTCATTGGTGTGATTACCGTTTTGTACTCCTTACAAGGAGGCATGAAAGCAGTTGTATATGGTGACGCGGTACAAATGGTTGTCATCGTTTTGGGCACAGCTATCTGCATTGCTTTTGGTCTTAACGCATTAGGCGGTTGGGAGCATTTTTTACAGTTACTTCCAAGCGAGCGGGTCTCTACCCTTAATTTTTCATCTCTGGGTTTTGATGGTGACGGCTTCGGCTTTTTTCCTATGGTGCTAGGTGGCGTGATCCTTTACGCCTCATACTACGGTTGTGATCAATCAGAAGCACAGAGGGCATTGTCAGCGAAATCGGAAAGCGATCTTAAAAAGATGATGTTAGCCAATGGCATTTTTAGGTTCCCTATAACACTTCTATATTGTTTAGCAGGCTTGGTGGTCGGCACACTAGCGTTTAACGACGCCAACTTGCTATCGCAAATTCCTAAAGATAATCCGGACTGGCTTATGCCGGTCTTTATTCTTAATTATTTACCTCATGGGCTTATCGGCTTGCTTGTGGTCGCTATTCTTGCTGCAGCCATGTCATCACTGAGCTCAGCAATAAACTCTCTTGCCGCTGTTTCGCTTGAAGATTATTTCAAACTCACTCGGAAACGCGCAAAACCTGAAGGCTACCTGAATCATGCTAAGTTTGCGGGCTTGCTTTGGGGAGGGATTATTTTGCTGCTTTCGCTCAATGCTGGCGATATAGCGCCTACCGTAATAGAAGCGGTGAACAAAGTGGGCTCTGTTTTTTTTGGTCCTGTCTTGGCTGTGTTTCTACTTGGCATGCTAACGAAGAAGATAAATGCCACACAGGTCAATACCGGCCTGATGTGTGGCGTGCTGACTAATTTGTCGTTCGCATTTTTTGTCGAGGACGTGTTTTGGTTTTGGTGGAATGTAACGGGGTTCGCGAGCACAGTGATACCCGCTATTATCTTGTCTGTTTTGTCAGCTAATGATGAAAACGATACAGCGACGATCACCACCTCTGGTCAACGACGCTTACTGATTGATAAGCCGATTGCCACCCTATTGCTTGGCTATTTTTGCTTATTGGTCGTTGTTTGCTACTTAATACCGCGTTGGCTGCAGTAG
- a CDS encoding PH domain-containing protein, translating to MTVSETPSHQAPTLNQSKELKEDAVLKSHGQDANMEEPKLKVETGDEWQRLSLISILYFTIRNFTNSAQVLIYTIPALAISFNIWDNLLSPEVLIGAGILFLSTSVSGVISFLMYKFRVHNQHVEIHHGVFQRRYTNLPLWRIQNVKIERPFYYRPFGYALVVLDTAGSGKEEAKIVAVPEDYAEALKKQVLYEKALHDEGDLDCLPNEDLSDEQSSSFPTPRTRTKAIDSSHSNEEVLNRRSVKDIIIHGITNNRVWIILGAAAPFYDDVFGLVSEWLADKGLQLNQLVGEQTVAWWQFGLYAFVILTMLMALVALLSVGGALFTFYGYTLSRTGDRYIRRSGLLNKLEVSMRASRIQMITAKQDWLDKILKRVNLYFEQNSTAGQQMQELMSPNKLIVPSVTEDEAFALSQEVMPGCDLRGQDYQTISKRFITFWLLAGWTLPFITFFTIGAVSSHLDIMLGSLVVFSAVSLLLTLRWWRWGIAYDSKYVYIRRGRIGIDYQCFEPYKAQQVIVKQSVFMKRRKQATVKFVLASGAVTVPFLPEDYVNKLADSVLFEVESTRRSWM from the coding sequence ATGACGGTATCAGAAACGCCCTCACACCAAGCGCCTACACTTAATCAGTCAAAAGAGCTGAAAGAAGATGCTGTGCTCAAATCCCATGGGCAAGATGCTAATATGGAAGAACCGAAACTTAAAGTAGAGACGGGTGATGAGTGGCAGCGCCTCTCTCTAATTTCTATTTTGTATTTTACTATTCGCAATTTTACCAACTCGGCTCAAGTGCTTATTTATACCATTCCCGCCTTAGCCATATCGTTCAATATTTGGGATAACCTGCTGTCGCCTGAAGTACTAATCGGTGCTGGAATCCTCTTTCTATCTACCAGTGTCAGCGGCGTAATAAGCTTTTTAATGTACAAGTTTCGCGTGCACAACCAGCACGTTGAGATTCATCATGGCGTGTTTCAACGCCGCTATACCAACTTGCCCTTGTGGCGTATTCAAAACGTTAAGATAGAACGCCCTTTTTATTACCGACCTTTTGGGTACGCGCTAGTGGTGCTTGATACCGCAGGAAGTGGGAAAGAAGAAGCTAAAATTGTAGCGGTTCCTGAAGATTATGCTGAAGCGCTCAAAAAGCAGGTGTTGTATGAAAAAGCGCTGCACGATGAGGGTGACCTGGATTGTTTGCCAAATGAAGATTTATCCGACGAGCAGAGTTCGTCTTTTCCCACGCCACGAACGCGCACTAAAGCGATAGATTCTTCCCATTCAAATGAAGAAGTATTAAATCGACGGTCCGTGAAAGACATCATTATTCACGGTATCACCAACAATCGCGTGTGGATCATACTGGGTGCTGCGGCACCTTTCTATGACGATGTGTTCGGTCTAGTTTCAGAGTGGTTAGCCGATAAAGGCTTGCAGCTTAATCAGCTGGTTGGTGAACAAACGGTTGCGTGGTGGCAATTTGGATTGTATGCCTTTGTCATTCTCACGATGCTTATGGCGTTAGTGGCACTGCTGAGTGTTGGTGGCGCGCTTTTCACTTTTTACGGCTACACACTTTCACGAACAGGTGATCGCTATATCCGTCGCAGCGGCTTGCTTAATAAACTGGAAGTCAGCATGCGAGCTTCACGCATCCAAATGATTACGGCGAAGCAAGACTGGCTGGATAAAATACTAAAGCGGGTGAATTTGTATTTTGAGCAGAACTCAACGGCTGGGCAGCAAATGCAAGAACTGATGTCGCCAAATAAGCTTATTGTGCCATCGGTAACCGAAGATGAAGCCTTCGCGCTTAGTCAAGAAGTGATGCCTGGATGTGACCTGCGAGGTCAAGATTATCAAACCATTAGTAAGCGATTTATTACTTTTTGGTTGCTTGCGGGCTGGACGTTGCCTTTTATTACCTTTTTCACTATTGGCGCTGTGTCATCCCATCTAGATATTATGCTAGGTTCACTCGTTGTCTTTAGTGCGGTATCGCTGTTACTCACGCTTAGGTGGTGGCGATGGGGTATAGCCTACGACAGTAAGTACGTTTATATAAGGCGAGGTAGAATAGGCATCGACTATCAATGCTTTGAGCCCTATAAAGCGCAGCAAGTTATCGTTAAGCAAAGCGTGTTTATGAAGCGAAGAAAACAGGCCACCGTTAAGTTTGTACTGGCTTCGGGGGCAGTGACTGTGCCGTTTCTACCAGAAGACTACGTTAATAAACTAGCTGATAGTGTGCTATTCGAGGTGGAGTCAACCAGAAGGTCTTGGATGTAA
- a CDS encoding PH domain-containing protein, producing MTISAQQETVFSNNQLSVEEIPSLQTLALLPISKKYRTLNILSIGLIALVLIGVASALRFQSFWSLPEGLLQAYPYVVAGIVAVGSLWALYHFFADVRIFYAIREQDISKQSGLIFRKLSCQPILRVQHVEVNRGPLDRWAGLASLQVFSAGGEMHTFEIPGLSIERAEQLREFILAHKDIGAR from the coding sequence ATGACAATTAGCGCACAACAAGAAACCGTGTTTTCAAATAATCAGCTCAGTGTTGAGGAAATTCCCTCACTTCAAACGCTCGCATTACTTCCTATATCCAAAAAGTACCGGACACTAAATATCCTCTCCATTGGATTGATAGCCTTAGTGCTAATCGGTGTTGCTTCTGCGTTACGATTCCAAAGCTTTTGGTCATTGCCAGAAGGACTGCTGCAAGCCTACCCGTATGTTGTTGCTGGTATCGTCGCTGTAGGCTCTCTATGGGCGCTGTACCACTTTTTTGCTGATGTACGCATATTTTATGCGATTCGAGAGCAAGACATCAGTAAGCAGTCAGGGCTAATTTTTAGAAAACTCTCGTGCCAACCTATTTTGCGTGTTCAGCATGTAGAGGTTAATCGCGGTCCATTGGACAGGTGGGCGGGTCTTGCCTCACTTCAGGTGTTTTCGGCTGGTGGTGAAATGCACACGTTTGAAATACCTGGGTTAAGCATTGAAAGGGCAGAGCAGTTGCGTGAGTTCATTCTTGCTCATAAAGACATAGGTGCACGCTAA
- the arcB gene encoding aerobic respiration two-component sensor histidine kinase ArcB, with the protein MHSDSPNDSWAIRFAQFVQRFGTLKLSILFVVLSLVFTLGGSYVIRVSMGSQVQPDDFISAVVLTMLSAPWVLYFFSELIKQLENSRTNLKEVVSQLESLREEDVFLNRELQSNIRQLNHEIEQRKQAQEEREALFKDLEKEIQDKSEQEAQARRLSTLLRSIIDASPDLIYYRNEEGRFAGCNRIAELMTGKTEQELLGLTPKDVYEEELARQIVASDHEVLETNASITEELWLRFADGRRRYFEMKRVPFFDKDGNRLGLLSFGRDMTERKQAENAAAKASTDKTRFIATISHELRTPLNGIVGLSRMLRDTELSEEQFNWVSTIYASAITLGNIFNDIIDLDKLDRDKLELSLKTISLKDFTEELSSIIRLLAADKQLELKTTINEPLPRLVEIDGTRLRQILWNILFNAVKFTQKGHVSLTVSSTKPDGDKAYVTFVIEDTGVGIPESEIDKIFAMYYQVDHPDHQSATGTGIGLAICKQMVDLMKGEIHVSSKVGKGTRFEIVLPVQISNSPMKVAQLQVTGLNILLVEDIELNVMVAKALLEKLGQKVDVAMTGQEAIDKVRENQYDLILLDIQLPDMTGFDVASTIIEEDLVMQTPIVALTANVIKKRDEYLENGMDDVIAKPIKKSRVIEVFNELFHAPPAPLEIDGEVERPEPNKTLSNILDMDLLQMLVDTIGDEMVRASVKVFQEKMPEYMEILQLSLSADEKSEVCSQAHKIKGAAGSVGLARVQRIANQIQQGDHPTWWENVHDWVEELQMAVQHDMKALHDWLNEQQVDD; encoded by the coding sequence ATGCATTCAGATTCACCAAACGATTCTTGGGCAATTCGCTTTGCCCAATTTGTTCAGCGTTTTGGCACTCTAAAGCTCAGCATATTGTTTGTTGTTCTTTCGCTTGTGTTTACGCTAGGGGGCTCATACGTAATTCGCGTGAGCATGGGAAGCCAGGTTCAGCCCGATGACTTCATCAGTGCTGTAGTACTGACCATGTTATCTGCGCCTTGGGTACTTTATTTCTTTAGTGAGTTAATCAAGCAATTAGAAAACTCACGTACCAACTTAAAGGAAGTGGTAAGCCAGTTGGAAAGTTTGCGTGAAGAAGATGTCTTTCTTAACCGCGAACTTCAAAGCAACATCAGACAGCTTAATCACGAGATAGAGCAGCGCAAGCAAGCACAAGAAGAGCGTGAGGCGCTGTTTAAAGACTTAGAAAAAGAAATTCAGGATAAATCAGAACAAGAAGCACAAGCACGCCGCTTATCAACCTTGTTACGTTCAATCATCGATGCTTCACCAGACTTAATATATTACCGAAATGAAGAAGGCAGGTTTGCTGGTTGTAACCGTATAGCGGAGCTTATGACGGGCAAAACCGAGCAAGAGCTGCTTGGCTTAACGCCAAAAGACGTATATGAGGAAGAGCTTGCCCGCCAAATTGTAGCGAGTGATCACGAAGTTCTAGAAACCAACGCCAGTATTACCGAAGAGCTGTGGCTTCGCTTTGCTGATGGACGTCGTCGTTACTTCGAAATGAAGCGTGTACCTTTCTTCGATAAAGACGGTAATCGCCTTGGCTTGTTGTCGTTCGGTCGAGACATGACTGAGCGTAAGCAAGCTGAAAATGCTGCTGCAAAAGCAAGTACCGACAAAACTCGCTTTATCGCAACCATAAGTCATGAGCTACGCACACCGCTAAACGGTATTGTGGGCTTAAGCCGTATGCTGCGTGATACCGAGTTGAGTGAAGAACAATTTAACTGGGTAAGTACGATATACGCCAGCGCTATAACATTAGGTAATATTTTTAACGATATTATCGACCTTGATAAGTTAGACAGAGATAAGCTTGAGCTGAGTCTAAAAACCATATCGTTGAAAGACTTTACCGAAGAACTTAGCAGCATTATTCGTCTACTTGCAGCCGACAAACAGCTAGAGCTTAAAACGACAATTAACGAGCCGCTTCCCCGTCTTGTTGAAATAGATGGTACGCGCCTTCGTCAGATATTATGGAACATCCTGTTTAACGCAGTGAAGTTCACACAAAAAGGTCACGTAAGTTTAACGGTTTCATCGACGAAACCTGATGGTGATAAGGCGTATGTGACATTTGTGATTGAAGACACGGGCGTAGGTATTCCTGAAAGCGAAATTGATAAGATTTTTGCCATGTACTATCAGGTTGATCACCCTGACCACCAATCGGCCACAGGTACCGGTATTGGATTGGCAATTTGTAAGCAAATGGTCGACTTGATGAAAGGTGAAATTCACGTTTCAAGTAAAGTGGGTAAAGGCACCCGTTTTGAAATTGTGTTGCCAGTTCAAATTTCTAATAGCCCAATGAAAGTCGCGCAGCTTCAAGTGACAGGGCTCAATATCTTGTTAGTAGAAGATATTGAATTGAACGTCATGGTCGCTAAAGCCTTGCTCGAGAAGCTTGGCCAGAAAGTCGATGTAGCAATGACCGGTCAAGAAGCCATAGACAAAGTCAGGGAAAACCAATACGACCTTATCTTGCTTGATATTCAATTGCCTGACATGACAGGATTCGATGTGGCAAGTACGATTATTGAAGAAGATCTGGTTATGCAAACGCCTATCGTGGCGCTAACGGCAAACGTCATTAAAAAGCGTGATGAATACTTAGAAAACGGTATGGATGACGTTATTGCGAAGCCGATTAAAAAATCTCGCGTTATCGAGGTGTTTAACGAGCTGTTCCATGCACCACCTGCACCGCTTGAAATTGATGGCGAAGTAGAGCGCCCTGAACCTAACAAAACATTAAGTAACATTTTAGATATGGACTTGTTACAGATGTTAGTTGATACCATAGGGGATGAAATGGTGCGCGCTAGCGTTAAAGTATTCCAAGAAAAAATGCCTGAATACATGGAAATACTGCAGCTAAGCTTAAGTGCGGACGAAAAGTCAGAAGTGTGCTCACAGGCTCACAAAATTAAAGGCGCCGCTGGCTCTGTTGGTTTGGCTCGTGTACAGCGTATTGCTAATCAAATTCAACAGGGCGACCACCCTACATGGTGGGAGAACGTGCATGATTGGGTGGAAGAGCTACAAATGGCGGTTCAGCACGACATGAAGGCACTACACGATTGGCTGAATGAACAGCAGGTTGATGACTAG
- a CDS encoding N-acetylmuramoyl-L-alanine amidase, with product MNTLHASPLPLFSIDDHILTGDNITFRLSPNTSGRFQSGSPDTIVIHFTAGSSLSSSVNVLTNADSGVSAHFAVGRNGDIVQMLPTNKIAWHAGESYYEGRSGLNQYSIGIELDNAGQLKARGDGTFESWFGEIFGENEVLAAQHINQQSMGYWHKYTDVQIVRTLSLCKALCSHYNISTIVGHEEIAPSRKVDPGPAFPLQRLKAAVLQSDSETWATESSDSNSQREAHDQIQRDLASPVKRVANVSANSLNVRKGPDVSYPTVENGLNKGEVLKILEKRGEWAKVSYTKVGWVNTKYINEITEKSPFKS from the coding sequence ATGAATACACTACATGCTTCACCACTGCCTTTATTTAGTATAGATGATCATATTCTAACTGGCGACAATATCACCTTCAGGCTTTCTCCTAACACATCTGGGCGTTTTCAATCTGGCTCTCCCGATACTATTGTTATTCATTTTACCGCCGGTAGTAGCCTTTCATCTTCGGTGAATGTCTTGACCAATGCCGATAGCGGTGTGTCAGCTCACTTTGCCGTTGGACGCAATGGTGACATTGTTCAAATGCTTCCGACTAATAAAATAGCGTGGCACGCAGGAGAAAGTTATTACGAGGGGCGTAGTGGCTTGAATCAGTACTCTATCGGCATTGAATTAGACAATGCCGGCCAGCTTAAGGCTAGAGGAGACGGCACCTTTGAAAGTTGGTTTGGCGAAATTTTTGGCGAGAATGAAGTATTAGCTGCCCAGCACATTAACCAACAGTCTATGGGCTATTGGCACAAGTACACCGACGTACAAATTGTTAGGACGCTATCGCTGTGTAAAGCGTTGTGTAGCCACTACAACATCTCTACTATCGTCGGGCACGAAGAAATAGCGCCGTCACGAAAGGTCGATCCTGGCCCCGCTTTTCCCCTTCAAAGACTCAAAGCCGCTGTTTTGCAAAGTGATAGTGAAACGTGGGCAACTGAGTCAAGTGATTCGAATTCACAGCGAGAGGCGCATGATCAAATTCAGCGGGATCTCGCTAGCCCTGTAAAGCGGGTGGCCAATGTAAGTGCCAATTCGCTGAATGTGAGAAAAGGGCCAGATGTTTCGTACCCAACTGTCGAGAACGGTTTGAATAAGGGCGAAGTGCTAAAAATACTGGAAAAGCGAGGGGAGTGGGCGAAAGTGTCTTACACGAAGGTGGGATGGGTGAATACCAAATACATTAATGAAATTACTGAAAAGTCGCCTTTCAAATCCTAA